The nucleotide window GGCAGCCACGCAACGCAGCGTAGCGTGGGCACCGCGGAGGACAACGGGGACAGACAGGGGAGAAGACGAATGGCCACACTTTGGCACTTTCTCATTAGGAGCTATGTGTCGCTTATAGAATACTGCGAGCCGCTGATCCAGCACTCACTTGGATTGAATGCTCGACTTGCGCCCCGAGCTGGAACGATAGCTGCAGCTTCCCGAGCTCTGTGTCTCAAATGCACCGTCCTCAGTATTTCCCCACAGAGAGCTCACATcattgtcattgtgtgtgtttttaatgcaaaCAAATGACTTAACCTGGAAAACATATCACCTGGGATGATTTATTTGCTCTTGCATGGATGACGAGAAAAAATAATTACCACCAGCATCATTGcaagcgtgtgcgtgtttgatgTGTGTACACTTCGGCCTGTATGTTTGTGGTGTGTCACcgtgtgcctgcgtgtgtctCAGTGTTACAGTGTGGGCGTGGTGAGTCTGTTGTTTGACTCCCTTATCCGCTCTCTCCTGCCCTTATCTCTGCTCTCTTGTCTCCCAGTCCTCATTTGCCTCCACTCTGCTGTTCAGGCTTAAAGTCCACAGCAGAAATACGCAGCCAGATACCTCTGGGATTATTGGGCTTTACTTTTTTGAAACTACAGAGGTAAAGAGATCAGAGGACAGCGAGGCAAGAGGGACGGACGGACGAGCTGGGGGGGAAAGACAGAGTGGATTTCTGGAAGACCGACTGTGATTCCATGCCCTGCGTTTGTGTAACAGGGCCTCAGGAGGAGGCTCCGCTGGGCTCCGCGGGATGGACGACTCCAGAGGAGCTTTCGGAGCAGGCCTCCCAGGCACAGCACCTCGAGCGGCTGGCCCAGCTCTGCATCATGAGCAAACAGTAGGTAGAGCTGTGTCTCCTGTAGCTGCTGTCGTGGTGGAATTAATGAGGCGCTACATGTTCTGGGAATTTTAGGGCTCTCGGGGCTCGTCAGCAGTGAATTTACAGTTCAATTTGATGGCATTTGTGTGTCcgtttgtgtgtatatgtatgttaatatacatcatttcatcatcatcatcatttatcaGGCTTATTAGAAAAGCAGCtgctcaggaaaatacattctCATTCTCGAGTTTAGCTTCATCTCAGATTGAGATAATAATTTACTACAAGATGACATGATTGAACATTCGGCCTGCTACGGTAAATTTGTGTGAAACTCACCTTAagtaattcatcacttttatCTTCGCTTTTAGTCAAACGTCGTAGTTATTTGTCACGTCTATACATATACATCTGTCATTGACAAAAGCGTAAATAAGTGTGTTTATCCAGGTCCCGCTGCACGTACACAAATTAGTCTGGAATGGAAACATTCTGAACTCGATGAACTCCGGCTTCAAGTATTTTTAGCTAGAGTTGAATTTCTTTGTAgatgtgaaagaaaagagacacCACACTTAGCGTGAGTGTTAGAGAAGGAATACTTTAACTGGATCTGCTGTCTCCTGTTGCAGCGGCACTTTGTTAGGCCGCAGCATGCGCCTATTTTCTGTGCCTCTGTTGTCCTTGTTGGGATGAGGCCATTTAACCTGATTGCCAGAGAGGGTTACGGAGGGCGAAGGTCCGCTGAACCGAGCGCAGGTCACAGAGCTTTGTCGACGCAAGCAGGATACAGAAGTCAAACTTAAATAGGAGAGTAGTGATTGCGCTTTGGTTTTTGGATCAATAACAACAACTGGTTTAAATTGGGGAGCAAAAACAAGAATTTGATTTGGTATctaaaaaggggggaaaaggtGGAGGTTCTTGACGTGCCGTTAGCTTCAGTCCTTCCTTCTATTCGACAGGAAGTTTAAATGCTAATAGTCTTTTGCCAAATGTTGTGAGAAGTCCTTTGGGCTTTCATGTCTTCGCCGATCAGGTGTCCCCTGATAAAGATGTTCTAAAGCAGTGCAAACCGACACTTGTCCATTACTAATTGAAGGGGAGCGCGGGTTTGGAACGGCGAAGCCGACATCTGTCACACTAAACAGAGCTCGCTCCACATCCAAAGGCCCACGTGAGCGTGTCAGCGTGATGAATGTCCTTGGCTGACTTTCCGGACGCAGACATGAAGCGGAGCGGCTGGCAGATTCAACATGTCATCACACCACGATCATCGAACTCAGCAGCAGACGAGCGGCGGAAGGGCCCGAGTCAGTAAACCCGAGCTGTGAGCGCCATGCCCTCTGTAATTCACCCTGGAGGAACGAAAAGGGGGCACTCGGAGCTGGTAGAAATGGAAGGTTTCCACTTCCTCCCTAATGCGCCTGCGGCTCTGCTCCCCGTGTCCATCCGCGGCGTTTagatttctcctgcagctgaaACAGACGCGATGGCCTCTCAATGCATCACGGGCCCCTACGctgcttctgtctctgtgtttagATAAAAGAAGACacgtttgtgtttatttaacgacgccattttttcctttttctttcaggcCGCATCTCGCTTTGGAATACAGCGGTAAGGTATGTACATCATTCTCCTTGCCTCCTTTCTAGATTTGTGGACGAATACGTGTTTTCCACACTCTCGTCAACTTTTAaatctctcaggctgcaaagaTCCACCAGAGGGCTTTCGGTAATGACCACCCCATCACAGCCAGAAGCCTGGAGCTTATGGCCACTGTCTACGCTGAGATCGGCAAGACTGAATATTCAGGTACTGTTGGCGCACAGCGAACGCCACACTGTCACGCTGCATGTAATCAGTAAACACGCTTCACTGTGATTTGACATTCAGTCAGACGCGTGAGGGCGGAGACCTCGTTGTCTCGAGAGGACGTGGCGAAGCCAGAATAGTGGGGCTGATCTGGAGAACAAGCTCCAGAGGTGCACAGCACAGTGGGGATGTGGGTTAAAGCCATTAAATAAGACTTTAAATAACCACGTCAATTTGTACAGATGTTAAATTAATAAACACGTGCAGTCGTGTCGGACACGAGTGCTTTTCATGCAGAACAAATGAGAAAGGCGCCTCGGTGACAGTTTGAGGGCTGTTGTACACTATGAATGCTTGGCTTGCAGTAAGATGGAGCAGCACTGTGAACTCTGCGCTTTTGTGAAAACTGCtgtggggtaaaaaaaaaaaaagagcaatacTCACAAACCAGCCTTGATGTCGAGTCAGCTATCGGAGGCAGCGGCGCTGAACCGGGCCGGCCACAGAAAGACACGAGTGTGGCGCGTTCAAAGCCAGAGATTTACAAAGCTCCTTATTGTTCGCCTCAGACTGTGTTGGACCTTTTTGCCGCAGCGGGTCAGCGAGTGTTTGTACCGGTTGTTGCGGATCAGGAATCAAGGTCGCTGCAAATTTTTTGCGACCtttcattttgtattgtacACAGAAATCCTCCTTTGACCCACAGTAAGATGCCTCAACAAAGGCCACTGCCCCTTTCTCTCAGATATCATTGACTGTTAACTGGATCGGTCACTTTCACCCGTGGACAAACTATTTGGGTTTGTGTGATGGAGGAATTGATGTGTATGTGGGGACCCTCAGAGATTATAACATAATAacatacgtgtgcgtgtgtgtgtataatatatctTAACATCGATCTTAACATACTATAATATATCGGCTTTGTGTTGGTTAGGGTTACATTAAATCTGAAAGTATTTTCCCCAATAGTAACTTGTTTCTATGTTACTAAACATAGAACAGTAATAGATTAACTTAACAATGGTTTAAGTCAAACAATGACTGATTCAACAGCCAAACTATGAACCGGAAGTGGTGTGGGAAACAtttaacctttaaccttttATTGGAAGTATTCTCTTTTAAGAAGCTCTGTCAAGCTCAACCAAAACGTACTGCTTGTAACTCGGTGAGCTCCACTCCAACCGGTGCCGACAGAGTTAACGCCGCCGTCTCTTCCGAGATACATTTGCATGTTTAGCTTTGTATGTTTGGCTCAGCCTCGTTGTCTCAGAGCAGGCCGCGTGATGCCGACGCACCAGATCACCGCTCATGTGAGGTCATGGTTCTCTCACTAGACTCCCtgggtcagtgtgtgtctgcgctgtCCAAGCGCTTTGCTGCCGAAGAGGCCGTCACAGACGCCGTCAGCTGTACTCCTCATTCCCACGGGGGGGAGAAAGACCCGGAGGTTCGCCACAGAAAGGACACCCAGCACCAACAGGAGGATGCACCGACACCTAAGGTAGCGTCAACAGCAACATCATCTCCAGCAACGCCACTCTGGACGTGAGCTGTTCTGTCGGCGGCCTTTTGAACGTCGTGTGTGTATAGTCATCCTCAGCCGTGTCTGATGCAGGTGACCAACGGCAAAGCGCCCACCTCCATTCTAAAGAGGCCGAGTCCCAGCTACGGGCCGGACACTGAAGCCCACCACAGGCGGAAAGGCGAGCGGAGGGTTCGATTCAGGGAGCCGGAGACCACCGTACACGGTGAGAAAAACACACTAGGAAAGCGTGTCACCCGTCACAGACGTGTCAAGTGCCACCGCAGAGAAGGTGCTGGCTTCTGGCGCTTTTTACGCCGTGAGCCAgtgttcccaaactgggggttCGCGCCTTCATCACCAACCCCCccctagaaagaaaaaaacgaaaGCAAAACTGATATGAGGACTTGCGTTGTGTTGGAACCACGCGCATGAGAGCTGCTCAGGTTACAAGCGGACGAGCGcagcaaagaggcagagagggagggagagaccgtAGAGGGACcgtagagggagagagatatagcgagagagagagagagagagagagacatatagcgagagagagagagagacgcgcaGCATCAGAAAGACAGCAAAAAAATTGGTTTGAAAAACATCCTGTTAGATGTGGAAGTTTTTCACTGTTCCCAAACTTCAACTTCAATTTTAAAATTTAGGTAAACTTActtgaaaatatgtttacaaaatataattaaactGTAAagttatatgtattttttttattttaatagaaatgatatattataatgcaattaattaaaaacaaagaagtaacttgttggggggggggtgttctacAATGTCCTTATATCCTTAAAAGGGGCCCTGGGAACCACTGCGTTAGTTAAACTAACTTGTGCAGTGACTTCCTATCCCCCCTCATTCTGTGCAGCATGTCCATGTTTGCCTGAttagatcatttaaaaatgaaataaatccttCGAAATGTGTGCCATCCCAGCTTGCATGTGTAACAGCGGTGTGAACCCTGCGCTGAAAGGACAAAAATGCTTTACAGCATCCTAAGATTACCTTGTAAACTATTGTCCTTCGGGATTCTGtcccatttaaaaacaatgtaatgCTGCAGGAGTTCCAAACATCAGCAAAGTGATTTACTCTTTGTAATTAATTATGCATGCAAATGAGGCTCCATACAGAGTCTGTTCCAGAGCGATAGTAAGTGGATGAGTGCTGAGGGCTCAGCAGCTGGGTGGTGGCTGCTGCACATCAGCTCTTGTTGACTGACTGGCCTCTTTTCTGTCGGCTTCACAGACGCTCCTTACTGTGAATGTTTAGGCGGTAGGTCTGTCTGACAGATTTACTATACTAATATGCATGAGAAAAGGAaattaatgaatatttatttttaagtctgttgaatttaaatgtgtttgggtAATAAGTCAAGGGATTTAGGTTAATTGTTTATTGttaggtgatttttttttctttttattgacttCGATGGCAGCCGTTCATGATGGAGCATTTCCCTTTCACCTCCCTTTTTATTAAACCAGTGTGTGTGACGAGGCCTCCACTAGTGTATAGACGTAGTCACAAATTCCCCATGACAAACCTGCCTGTCAAGGTCTCTGCTTTTTGCATGTTACGATTGAAATTTGTGTTTATAAaccaacatttttaaaacatttttttttaaactgccttGGTTTTCTCTTTTAGCCTATGAGGCGACTCAGTCCCGCCCCCACCTCGCCCTCTTAACCTGCCTCTTCCTGCTGATGTCATTCCTGGGTGTGGCCATGTACTGCACAGACCGGCGGCGGCCGCAGCGAGCGTGCGAGGAGCTGGAGCACGCTCTGTCCGTCTACCTGCTGCACATGAAACGCCTTCTGTGGGGCTGCTGGATTTGGCTGACCATGCAGTGACCGAGACAGACCAGCGGGGGCGACGTGGAGCCTTCCTTCGTGTTTTTTTAGAGGCGACTTTATTTTCTCTGAAGGAGCCTACAAGGGCCCACAGACACCTCTGCCTGTTTTTGACAAGGCTCAGTACGCGGCCTGTGGCGTTGAAGAACCCTCGTagtgaaaaaggagaaaaatgttTAATCCCAGAAATATGTagctatgtaaaaaaaaaagtgctaagGTGGTGGGCATTTCACTCCTTATTTAAGCCATGATTTTGCACATCTGCAATGTTGATGCTCACAAATACGGCTCAGTGAATCACCACAACAATTCCATCTCTCATGTCACTGTGTATCGTATGTATGTGGGTGGCTGTTTCCATTGAATGCATAAATTAATTTAGCTTCAATACATGTGTGGACACTAGATGTTACACAGAACTGAATGTGTATACATGGTTCACTACAATAAGGACATGAACGAATGTGGAGGAGTTGGAAGGCGGGTTCGATTGGCCCTGTGATCATTGGAGGCACAGATGTGTGAGCGGTTGGATAGAAAGTACAGGGCTGCATCACTTCAGCACCAGGTTGAATGTTTAACAGATAATAATCGCCTCGTTTTCTGCAGGCCGTCTGGTCTTCTGTACAAACGACTGTCTTCAGCTGACTCTTTGCTCCACAAGGAGAAGATCTGCAGCACAATGTTATGAATTTTCTCACCTTATCTAAGAGAATATACTCAAACTGAATGGATACTAATGACAGTGTTCCTCTTTATAACCACTTGAATCCCACCAGATTTCCTTGATCctaaatgttatttattcttCTATACTGAATATCTGCATCTAAGAAAATATCAAACTTTCaattattttcaattttttaactttttgttaCCTGTTGCATTTCTATTTAAAAACGGCACTATTCAGGTTTTAACTATTATGTCAAATGCTCATCAAGCTTTGGACAAAAATGATACATATCATTTTTTGTCAAGTTCATTGCCATTAATATGAAGCCAAACAGAAACATGACAGAATCCGATTCTGTAGGTTATCTTATGAGTCCCTTTATCAATgaagcaacaaagaaaaaacacacaaatggatTATAGGCATCAATGGGCACAGAGAGGCACATGTCAAAGAGCTCTCATTACAAGCAATAACACACATGACATGGTTTTGAGTAAAACATTGTTCTTTATATAACAGGTTTTGGGGAAATCGAAAGGAAATCGTTGGATTGGAGGTTTTTGCGTTTGAATGTCAAAGCAATATAAGGCTAAAAGCGCCTGTatggaagaaagaaacacactcCTCTCGGTACTGTCAAACTAAATTGTCCTTAGCAATAAAACAATGCAGTGAACTCGTGTCCTGCATTCACCCTTTTAGCTTAGAAGCTGCATCTCACTGCTGTCCAAACATTTATGGTCACTTTGTAAGAAGTGCCTTTATGGAGGGTCTTCCTACCGTTTTATGATTTctgttgttttgaataaaactgTCATTGCCTATCAAAGTCAAGGAGCTGATATGCTTCATTCACCGTAATCTCTGGCAATAAGTGAGTGTGTGATGTGCATGTAAACGGGAGAGGTGCATGCAGGTCTGTATGTGCTCCTACTCACAGTAATACCGTCTATTGGTTTGTAGCTTATGAAGTGTGAAAGAGAAGCCTGAGTTTGTATTTGGCACAAAACAAGATTTGTTGTTCTCACGTACACTGCTAAAAGCATTTTTTGGATCATCTGCCCCAAAGAAATGAATGTTCTTAACTACAATTTGTCATTTTCATAAAACACTCTTTGTAACTGCTGATGGAAGTGTGAACGCGCTGCAACCACCATGCTAGAAGTCTCCCTTCACCAAGAGCTGCGCAGCTTACTAGAAAAAACCCTTCCTTGGGAACACACTTAATGGGGTATAAAACCAAATAACATCcctttatatataaaaaaaactcaccctATTAATTTGTCATGCATTATGTCCATGCAGATGTTACACAAAGAATTCTTCAGCCAATCGCTCCACGCTATTAATACTGTGTAGAAATTCATAAGCATGGGTATACATTTCCCTTAAGTAGGCTTTAATACTGTAGGAGCTGAACTATGGTTGTGTGAGTTGGAGAGGTTTGCACAGTGGATGAATGGACTCAATAAATCAGGATTCCTTAAGGATTACCAACCATTGGGACCGTGTTTTTGAGGAAAAATCAATTGTCTTTGGAGAACAAATCTAAAACCTTTGGTTTCTATCCACGATCGAGGGGCAGAAGCCAATTTGATACCGAGGCAAACGTCGGTGTTTTTCATGGCAGGCGAGAGGACTGTACGAgtgggtgtgcgtgtttgtgtgcttctCGGGTTTCTAGATCGGGCCGGTCTTGAGGTCAGAGTTACGTCGTGAGGAGCGGCTGAGTAGAAGGTCCTTCTCGTGGATGAGGCTGTCCAgcaggtcttcttgtctgtagTTGTGGTAGACCTTCAGGAAGGCCATCACTGAAATCCCGAGCCAGGTGAGCCATGCGGCCCAAAGGCCAAACTGAAGGACACAAGGCAATCATTGTGCCCCGTGAGAAACTGTATGACTGAGGTTCAGGATTTTGTTGTAACCTTGTTGAAGGATATTGACCTACCTGAGCTATGGCGAACTGGTCGTAGAAAGCAGAGTTGTCCAGGCCGAGTTCTAGATCAGTGTCCTGCAGGTCCTCGCAGCTtaaatatgacacacacacacacacacacacacacacacgcgcgcgctggTATGAAGCAACGCCTCGGGACTgtaagatgaaaataaaagtgtgGGACATGTGCTGCTCCCTCTCACCTGCTGGGCATCGTCCCGCCCTCTGTGACGGAGTCACACCACATGTTGAAACCCACACTGACGATGGTGCTGGACAGGAAGACCGTGAACACCACCACGGAGCTGATCAGCAGGTTGAGGAAGGCGTTGAAGATGGAGCTGCAGACgggtaaaacatgttttttaaaatgatcaaaactgCGGGACCCCTGCATCATTTTCAAACGAGTGTGGAGAACAAAACTTTGtattaatgtaatttaattattGCATTTGAGTCACATtataatttagttttttcaaaCACTGTGCATCTCTAATCTCTTCGTATTAGAGGACGACGGTGACCATACtcgtttgtttttattagttttatcCGCATAGCATGGCACATGTGACGGATTCTTCCAGAACACCTCGCACATTTGACGCGTTAGAGCCGTTTGCGCGGCGCCCTGCGCATCTTCTTGCGCTGCGGCAGTTGTGTAAGGGCAAAACAAACCACGCACAGGTAAAACGCTCACTCACTCGTCGTGTCCTTTGCACAGAAAGAACAGCAGCCTCCACGCCTGCACGGCGGACAGAACGAGGGACGAGATCCCGACGAAAGTGatgaagctgcaggaggacTCGGTCCCCCACTCCTCCACGATGAAGCGCTGCTTCGACACCGTGATGTTCTCGTTCTGCCACATGCCGCGCGTGAACAGCAGGCATTTCCCCCCGAAGTCCTCCGCGTTTTCCGACAGAGGCACCACGGCGATGAAACCGAACACGAAAGCTAAAAAATAAAGGACGCACTGGCCGAAAATGAGATTATCGAGggccatttttttgttgttgctgtctctccctctgcggGCTCTGCGCGTCCTGGAAGAACTGCGGCTGCGCAGTGGAGGCAGCGATGAGCGCAGCCTCAGCATCCGTTTCTGCTGCGAATGAACGAGCTGCCGAGGCCTCCGGGGCTCATCCGGGCTGCGGAGGTCCTCACTAACGTTCCGTTTTGCAGTTTAAAGCATTTTACAGTTAATTATGCCATTTAACCCCTTGGCAAACATACTATTTACTTTTTAGATAAAGGGAGAATTCATCTGATCCCTACGGCACTACGTGTTCTGTTTCGCCGTGTTCCATCTCCATTCATTGCAGCTTAAACAGGGTCACAATGAGAGACATAGTCAAACATTTCACTCATTTAGTGCATTCTTCCTTTTGCAGAAATTTCCCCAGAATTGCTTACCGTACCGTTTTTAGCGACCTTGTAATAGCAACTATTTAAAAgataataattaaatgaaaaaacgtGTATTTGAATACAGCCTGAGTTTGTAAAGAGGTTTGTTGCTAGCGTTGGCTAGTGTgacgaccctcctcctcccatgtcCTTTGGGTCCCTGTGGTTTTTAGTCTGTTGCAGGTGCCGATTGGAGCCACACCTGAGCCGAGGTTGCCCCGCCTTTAATACATTCTGCATTTGGCACCGGGGGGCCTCGGGGAGAAGGGGCTTGGGTCTGGCATGACACCGGCGCTGTTGTTTTGTGCTCACTCATAAATGCACACGCCCCACTGATACCTCCACGTTTCATTGTTTGATTGCCTTTTCTAACAATAAATTGATTCCTCTTAGCTCGCTCGTTTGTCTCCCTGTTGTGTTGCAGTCTGAGAGCCAGGCTGCGACACTGCAACTCTTCACGTATGTCCATTCAGAGGGTTCATTGCAGTCTTGCCcttgttcacaaacacacacacacgtaagtcGGTGCAGTCACACATGAGATTAATGGTTTGTGTATACATGGTGACAGTCCTTAAGGACGGGCAGGTAGCTGTCACAGCCATCTGACACGCTTCACTGAGCCCATCTGGTGAGCCGGCCAAGGTGTCTTTCAACCTTCCTCAAGCGCCCGCCTCGGTGAAGCCCACAGTGCCCTCCAGTGGGGGAGGCATCTGCATACTCAGACAATCCTTGCCCTGTTGTTGTATAGAGCTGCAGGATGAGGCAAATTGTTGGGATAAATAATGTTATTGTTGAAAAATTGGTTTTAATACTGATAAGAAAATGGCAA belongs to Gasterosteus aculeatus chromosome 15, fGasAcu3.hap1.1, whole genome shotgun sequence and includes:
- the c15h14orf180 gene encoding nutritionally-regulated adipose and cardiac enriched protein homolog; protein product: MLNRGREGLFELGQQLQQQGEYQAALHCFLSCLLGLTHVQSFTYLPNCLHQIAELFITEKNYEKALQFIQAEKMFYEVALIELTTLHGSAGPQEEAPLGSAGWTTPEELSEQASQAQHLERLAQLCIMSKQPHLALEYSGKAAKIHQRAFGNDHPITARSLELMATVYAEIGKTEYSDSLGQCVSALSKRFAAEEAVTDAVSCTPHSHGGEKDPEVRHRKDTQHQQEDAPTPKVTNGKAPTSILKRPSPSYGPDTEAHHRRKGERRVRFREPETTVHAYEATQSRPHLALLTCLFLLMSFLGVAMYCTDRRRPQRACEELEHALSVYLLHMKRLLWGCWIWLTMQ
- the tmem179ab gene encoding LOW QUALITY PROTEIN: transmembrane protein 179 (The sequence of the model RefSeq protein was modified relative to this genomic sequence to represent the inferred CDS: inserted 2 bases in 1 codon; deleted 1 base in 1 codon), which translates into the protein MSPGGLGSSFIRSRTDAEAALIAASTAQPQFFQDAQSPQRERQQQXKKMALDNLIFGQCVLYFLAFVFGFIAVVPLSENAEDFGGKCLLFTRGMWQNENITVSKQRFIVEEWGTESSCSFITFVGISSLVLSAVQAWRLLFFLCKGHDDSIFNAFLNLLISSVVVFTVFLSSTIVSVGFNMWCDSVTEGGTMPSSCEDLQDTDLELGLDNSAFYDQFAIAQFGLWAAWLTWLGISVMAFLKVYHNYRQEDLLDSLIHEKDLLLSRSSRRNSDLKTGPI